A region of Streptomyces sp. NBC_01750 DNA encodes the following proteins:
- a CDS encoding sugar ABC transporter permease, with protein sequence MNTEKTSAHTDAPVVNPEAAHDAVTAVDPRLLVREQGFAGYISEFKRKLHAGDLGSIPVVIGLIIICAVFQSLNSNFLSAKNLSDISVAMVATGMMAVGIIFVLLLGEIDLSVGSVSGVSGAIVAVLTVTHGMNEWLAVVVAIASGAAIGAIHGFFFARIGAPAFAVTLAGLLFWLGFMLQLLGDNGTINLDSDGVVGKLTTYYFSDVAAAYGLAAVAVAGFFLSAFLDNRRREAAGVPSRPLGDIVLRTAVLGVIAFAAAVMFNQYRGLPLALVLFLVVLVVTDFVLRRTTYGRKIFALGGSVEASRRAGINVTAVRVSVFAIAGTFAAVGGLFWASKIAAANQSAGAGDLLMNVIAAAVIGGTSLFGGRGRTWNALLGVMVIVSIQYGLSLQGIATPIQYMITGGVLLATVVIDSVTRKTQKTAGRA encoded by the coding sequence GTGAACACCGAAAAGACCTCCGCCCACACCGACGCGCCGGTCGTGAACCCGGAGGCCGCCCACGACGCCGTCACCGCGGTCGACCCACGGCTGCTGGTTCGCGAGCAGGGCTTCGCCGGTTACATCTCGGAATTCAAGCGCAAGCTGCACGCCGGCGACCTCGGGTCCATCCCCGTCGTCATCGGCCTGATCATCATCTGCGCCGTCTTCCAGAGCCTGAACTCGAACTTCCTCTCGGCGAAGAACCTCAGCGACATCTCCGTCGCGATGGTCGCCACCGGCATGATGGCCGTCGGCATCATCTTCGTACTGCTGCTCGGTGAGATCGACCTGTCGGTCGGTTCGGTCAGCGGTGTGTCCGGAGCCATCGTCGCTGTGCTGACCGTCACCCACGGGATGAACGAGTGGCTGGCGGTGGTCGTCGCGATCGCCAGCGGCGCGGCCATCGGTGCGATCCACGGTTTCTTCTTCGCCCGGATCGGCGCACCCGCGTTCGCGGTGACACTGGCCGGCCTGCTCTTCTGGCTGGGCTTCATGCTCCAGCTGCTCGGCGACAACGGCACCATCAACCTGGACAGTGACGGGGTCGTCGGCAAGCTGACCACGTACTACTTCTCGGACGTTGCCGCCGCCTACGGTCTCGCCGCGGTCGCCGTGGCCGGGTTCTTCCTCTCGGCCTTCCTCGACAACCGCCGCCGCGAGGCCGCCGGCGTCCCGTCCAGGCCGCTCGGCGACATCGTGCTCCGTACGGCGGTGCTCGGCGTGATCGCCTTCGCCGCCGCTGTCATGTTCAACCAGTACCGCGGCCTGCCGCTGGCGCTGGTCCTCTTCTTGGTGGTCCTGGTGGTCACGGACTTCGTGCTCCGCAGGACCACGTACGGCCGCAAGATCTTCGCACTCGGCGGCAGCGTCGAGGCCTCCCGGCGTGCGGGCATCAACGTCACGGCGGTCCGTGTCTCGGTCTTCGCGATCGCGGGTACCTTCGCCGCCGTCGGCGGACTGTTCTGGGCCTCCAAGATCGCGGCAGCCAACCAGAGCGCCGGTGCCGGTGACCTTCTGATGAACGTCATCGCGGCGGCCGTCATCGGCGGTACCAGCCTGTTCGGCGGACGCGGACGGACCTGGAACGCCCTGCTCGGTGTGATGGTGATCGTCTCGATCCAGTACGGACTGTCGCTGCAAGGCATCGCCACCCCGATCCAGTACATGATCACGGGTGGAGTGCTGCTGGCCACCGTGGTGATCGACTCCGTCACCCGGAAGACCCAGAAGACCGCGGGCCGCGCCTGA
- the dxs gene encoding 1-deoxy-D-xylulose-5-phosphate synthase: MALLTRITGPRDLDRLSPEQLDELAAEIRTFLVDAVSKTGGHLGPNLGVVELTIALHRVFDSPKDKVLFDTGHQSYVHKLLTGRQDFSRLKMKGGLSGYPARAESEHDIIENSHASTVLGWADGLAKANEVLKKDDHVVAVIGDGALTGGMAWEALNNIAAAKDRPLVIVVNDNERSYAPTIGGLANHLATLRTTDGYERFLARGKDILERTPVVGRPLYETLHGAKKGLKDFIAPQGMFEDLGLKYVGPIDGHDIEALESALARAKRFGGPVIVHCLTEKGRGYQPALQDEADRFHAVGKIHPDTGLPIASSGVDWTSVFGEEMVKLGKERADIVAITAAMLQPVGLDKFAKAFPDRVYDVGIAEQHGAVSAAGLATGGLHPVFAVYATFLNRAFDQVLMDVALHKCGVTFVLDRAGVTGTDGASHNGMWDMSILQCVPGLRIAAPRDADQVRAQLREAVQVDDAPTVVRFSKGAVGPAVKAVGKVGGMDVLRHADADRPDVLLVSVGALAPMCLEIAGLLDAQGISTTVVDPRWVKPVDEALAPLAEQHRVVVTVEDNSRAGGVGSAVAQALRDAGVDVPLRDFGIPARFLDHASRKEVMAEIGLTAPDIARQVTGLVSRLDGRFDTEAVEPARD; encoded by the coding sequence GTGGCGCTGCTGACCCGCATCACGGGACCGCGCGATCTGGATCGGCTCAGCCCGGAGCAGCTGGACGAGCTCGCCGCCGAGATCCGGACCTTCCTCGTGGACGCCGTCTCCAAGACCGGCGGACACCTCGGTCCCAACCTCGGCGTCGTTGAGCTGACCATCGCTCTGCACCGTGTCTTCGACTCTCCGAAGGACAAGGTTCTCTTCGACACCGGCCACCAGAGCTACGTGCACAAGCTGCTCACGGGCCGTCAGGACTTCTCCAGGCTCAAGATGAAGGGCGGCCTATCCGGCTACCCGGCGCGTGCCGAGTCCGAGCACGACATCATCGAGAACTCACACGCCTCGACCGTGCTCGGCTGGGCCGACGGCCTTGCCAAGGCCAACGAGGTACTGAAGAAGGACGACCACGTCGTCGCCGTCATCGGCGACGGAGCGCTCACCGGCGGCATGGCCTGGGAGGCGCTGAACAATATCGCGGCCGCCAAGGACCGCCCGCTGGTGATCGTCGTCAACGACAATGAGCGCTCGTACGCCCCCACCATCGGCGGCCTCGCCAACCATCTCGCCACGCTCCGTACGACCGACGGCTACGAGCGTTTCCTGGCCCGCGGCAAGGACATCCTGGAGCGCACCCCCGTCGTCGGGAGGCCGCTCTACGAGACCCTGCACGGCGCCAAGAAGGGCCTCAAGGACTTCATCGCCCCGCAGGGCATGTTCGAGGACCTCGGCCTCAAGTACGTCGGCCCCATCGACGGCCACGACATCGAGGCCCTGGAGTCCGCGCTCGCCCGCGCCAAGCGCTTCGGCGGACCCGTCATCGTCCACTGCCTCACCGAGAAGGGTCGGGGCTACCAGCCCGCCCTCCAGGACGAGGCGGACCGCTTCCACGCCGTCGGCAAGATCCACCCCGACACCGGACTGCCGATCGCCTCCTCCGGTGTCGACTGGACCTCGGTCTTCGGCGAGGAAATGGTCAAGCTCGGCAAGGAGCGCGCGGACATCGTCGCGATCACGGCGGCGATGCTGCAGCCGGTCGGTCTCGACAAGTTCGCCAAGGCCTTCCCCGACCGGGTTTACGACGTCGGCATCGCCGAGCAGCACGGTGCGGTCTCCGCGGCCGGCCTCGCGACCGGCGGACTGCACCCCGTCTTCGCCGTGTACGCCACCTTCCTCAACCGCGCCTTCGACCAGGTGCTGATGGACGTGGCCCTGCACAAGTGCGGCGTGACGTTCGTACTCGACCGCGCGGGCGTCACCGGCACCGACGGCGCCTCGCACAACGGCATGTGGGACATGTCGATCCTGCAGTGCGTGCCCGGCCTGCGGATCGCGGCTCCGCGCGACGCCGACCAGGTCCGCGCCCAGCTGCGGGAGGCCGTCCAGGTCGATGACGCGCCGACCGTGGTGCGCTTCTCCAAGGGCGCGGTCGGCCCGGCCGTGAAGGCTGTCGGCAAGGTCGGCGGCATGGACGTGCTGCGCCACGCCGACGCGGACCGGCCCGACGTCCTGCTCGTCTCCGTGGGCGCGCTCGCACCGATGTGCCTGGAGATCGCCGGCCTGCTGGACGCGCAGGGCATCTCGACCACCGTCGTCGACCCGCGCTGGGTCAAGCCGGTCGACGAGGCGCTCGCGCCACTCGCCGAGCAGCACCGCGTCGTCGTCACCGTCGAGGACAACAGCCGGGCCGGCGGCGTCGGTTCCGCCGTCGCCCAGGCGCTGCGCGACGCGGGAGTCGACGTACCGCTGCGCGACTTCGGCATCCCGGCGCGCTTCCTCGACCACGCCTCCCGCAAGGAGGTCATGGCGGAGATCGGCCTGACCGCACCGGATATCGCCCGTCAGGTCACCGGTCTCGTCTCCAGGTTGGACGGCCGGTTCGACACCGAGGCGGTCGAGCCCGCCCGCGACTGA
- a CDS encoding amino acid permease codes for MSTQQDTGPSGKGLFRTKTVEQSIRDTEEPEHALKKSLSALDLTVFGVGVIIGTGIFVLTGKVAKETAGPATALAFVAAGIVCGLAALCYAEFASTVPVAGSAYTFSYASLGELVAWTIGWDLVLEFALGTAVVAVGWSGYVRSLMDNVGWHLPATLSGPDVAVGFGFDLLAFVLVLILTVILVLGMKLSARVTAVVVAIKLAVVMIVIVAGLFFIKADNYSPFIPKAQPQPAGAGLDAPLVQLMFGYAPTNFGVMGIFTAASVVFFAFIGFDVVATAAEETKVPQRDMPRGILGSLLICTVLYVAVSLVVTGMQHYTEMSVSAPLADAFKAVGHPFYAGIISFGAAVGLTTVCMILLLGQTRVFFAMSRDGLLPRFFSVTHPRFRTPYRPTILLGVIIAIIAGFTSINELATLVNIGTLFAFVVVALGVIVLRRTRPELHRAFRTPWVPFVPILSVAASVWLMLNLPAETWVRFAGWMIVGFLVYALYGRSHSRLSRLGPESEY; via the coding sequence GTGAGTACGCAGCAGGACACTGGGCCATCCGGAAAGGGCTTGTTCCGGACCAAGACGGTCGAACAGTCGATCCGTGATACCGAAGAGCCGGAGCACGCGCTAAAGAAATCCCTCTCCGCCCTGGATCTGACGGTCTTCGGGGTCGGCGTCATCATCGGCACCGGCATCTTCGTTCTCACGGGCAAGGTGGCCAAGGAGACGGCGGGTCCCGCGACCGCCCTCGCGTTCGTGGCCGCGGGCATCGTCTGTGGCCTCGCCGCGCTCTGCTACGCCGAGTTCGCCTCCACCGTCCCGGTGGCGGGATCGGCGTACACCTTCTCGTACGCCTCGCTGGGTGAGCTGGTCGCCTGGACAATCGGCTGGGACCTGGTCCTGGAGTTCGCCCTCGGCACGGCGGTGGTGGCGGTCGGCTGGTCGGGCTATGTCCGCTCGCTGATGGACAACGTCGGCTGGCACCTGCCCGCCACGCTCTCCGGGCCCGATGTGGCGGTGGGATTCGGCTTCGACCTCCTGGCCTTCGTGCTGGTGTTGATTCTCACGGTCATCCTGGTGCTCGGTATGAAGCTGTCCGCGCGGGTCACCGCGGTCGTGGTCGCCATCAAGCTGGCCGTCGTCATGATCGTGATCGTCGCGGGCCTCTTCTTCATCAAGGCCGACAACTACTCGCCCTTCATCCCCAAGGCCCAGCCACAGCCCGCCGGGGCGGGACTGGATGCCCCGCTGGTTCAGCTGATGTTCGGCTACGCGCCCACCAACTTCGGCGTCATGGGCATTTTCACCGCCGCCTCCGTCGTCTTCTTCGCCTTCATCGGCTTCGACGTGGTGGCCACCGCCGCAGAGGAGACCAAGGTCCCGCAGCGGGACATGCCGCGCGGCATCCTCGGTTCGCTCCTCATCTGCACAGTGCTCTACGTCGCCGTGTCGCTCGTGGTCACCGGCATGCAGCACTACACCGAAATGTCGGTGAGCGCCCCGCTCGCCGACGCGTTCAAGGCCGTCGGGCACCCCTTCTACGCCGGCATCATCAGCTTTGGCGCCGCGGTCGGACTCACCACGGTGTGCATGATTCTGCTGCTCGGCCAGACCCGGGTGTTCTTCGCGATGAGCCGGGACGGGCTGCTGCCGCGGTTCTTCTCCGTCACGCACCCGCGCTTTCGCACGCCCTACCGGCCGACCATCCTGCTCGGTGTGATCATCGCGATCATCGCGGGCTTCACCAGCATCAACGAGCTCGCGACGCTGGTGAACATCGGCACGCTCTTCGCGTTCGTCGTCGTCGCTCTCGGCGTGATCGTCCTGCGCCGCACCCGGCCCGAACTGCACCGTGCCTTCCGCACCCCGTGGGTGCCGTTCGTTCCGATTCTCTCGGTGGCCGCCTCGGTCTGGCTGATGCTCAATCTGCCGGCCGAGACCTGGGTGCGGTTCGCCGGCTGGATGATTGTGGGCTTCCTGGTGTACGCCCTGTACGGCCGCAGCCACAGTCGTCTCAGCCGCCTCGGCCCCGAGTCCGAGTACTAG
- a CDS encoding NTP pyrophosphohydrolase translates to MRTLVIVDGANVVGSVPDGWWRDRRGAAERLRDRLVRHAGEGIPGWPGPVETVLVVEGAAKGVESVPGVRVESAPGSGDDRIVELVAEREADRACVVVTADRELCRRVEAYGAKCVGPRTLQP, encoded by the coding sequence ATGCGGACGCTGGTGATCGTCGACGGGGCGAATGTGGTCGGCTCGGTGCCCGACGGCTGGTGGCGGGACCGGCGCGGAGCGGCCGAGCGGCTCAGGGACCGGCTCGTCCGCCATGCCGGTGAGGGGATTCCGGGGTGGCCAGGTCCCGTCGAGACGGTGCTCGTCGTGGAGGGCGCCGCCAAGGGCGTGGAGTCCGTCCCCGGAGTGCGCGTGGAGTCGGCGCCCGGCAGCGGCGACGACCGGATCGTGGAACTGGTTGCGGAGCGGGAGGCGGACCGGGCCTGCGTCGTCGTCACGGCCGACCGGGAGCTGTGCCGGCGGGTCGAGGCGTACGGCGCAAAGTGCGTGGGCCCGCGGACCCTTCAGCCGTAG